Below is a window of Candidatus Cloacimonadota bacterium DNA.
CCGGAGCGGTTGTATCCGCCCAGATAGCAGGGCCAGGGAATCTGTTGCGCGGCGCGTTTGATGTCGATAACGTAGAAACTGTCGTCGTTTGGAATCACGATGTCCAGGTCGCCGTCACGGTCGATATCCGCCAGCGCGGCAGAGGTTTTCACGTTTCCGTTGATGCGGATGGGGAAGTTCGGAGATTCAGTGCCATCCACGCGCAGGCTGTGGACATAGCCGTTGGTGTCGCCGAAGATGATTCCCGCGTAGTTATCACCGTCAAAATAGGCGATGGTGGGTGTGCATTCAACTGCCTGTCCGATGCTTATCGGTGTGTTGGGAAGGTTGTTCCCGCTACTGTTGAGCACGTGCACGATTCCGGTGGCGCCAATCACGATGATTTCCTTGTTGTCATCACCGTTCACGTCCGCCACCACAGCGCTGGTTTTAATCTGGCTGCCCACATTTTTCTCGAAAAGCAGGCTGCCGTCGTGGTTGTAAACCAAGATATGGCCAGAGGTGCTGGTGGTCACGATGATTTCAGGGTCGGGGTCGTTGTCGATATTGGCGATGGTGATGGCGTTTTGGGAGCCGCCGGGCATGGTCACGGGGAAACCGGCGATGTTTTGACCCGTGGCGCTGTTGATGGCGTGGAGGTTTCCATTCAGGGTTGCCACAATGATTTCGTGGATGCCGTCACCATTCAGGTCGGCAATGGCTGGTGATGCCAAACAGGCTCCGCCCAGAGCCACTGGGAAGTTGGGATAGGCTGTGCCGTCGGCGTTCAGAACCACCAGGCTTCCGGTTTGGGTCACGGTGATAATCTTGCCTTGGTTGTTGTTTGCCAAATCCGCCATCACGGGGCCGCTGCGCAGGTTTCCGCCTGCTGGAACAGTCCAGAGGACTTCACCGTTTTGGTTGAAAAGCAACACGTTGCTGTTTTGGAGGTTGGCGGCAAAGTGTTTGGTGCTGCTGCTGTCCAGATTGCCCATGGCGATTGAGCCGATGATGGGTGCGCCAGCATTGATGGGAAATCCCGGGACGGAACTGCCGTTTGCTTTCACCGCACGGATATTTCCGGTAGGGTCGCCAAAAATGACTTCCAAATCCGGGTTCGTGTCCAGATTGAAGAGGATGGCGCTGGAGGAGGAAGCTCCGCCAACGTGGTGTGGCCATCCGGCTTGAACCAGGGAAAGGTCAACGCTGAAGGGCAGGGTTTTATTGTAGGGGAAATTGGAGTCTTGATTCGCGGAAATCACCAGTTCGAAGGGAATGGACTCTGAAGGCAGGGTGGAAGCCGCTCTGAATTTGAAGGGCTGGCTGTTGTTCCACATCGTGCTGCCGGGTGAAAGCGTTCCAAACGAAGCCGTGTCATCCAGGATGGTGATTCCGGGATAATTGCAGGTGAGCGTGGCTGTCAGGTTGTTTCCAGTCAGCCATGCCAGTCCGGTGAAGGGGTCCAGATAGTTGTTCAGGGAAACTTTAAGTTGAATGGTTTCACCGGGGTTGGGGATGCCGTCGCCATCGCCTTCCAGCTCTGCCAACATCGTGTCGTCGATGGTGATGTTGGGGATTTTGTCAAACATCGTGGCGGCGTAGGCGTTGATTCTGCCTGTGCCCAGTTTGCCCAGATAGTTCGGGTTCGCGTCATAGTGATAATCAGCCGTCATCATCACTCGTTGCCTGAGCTGGTTGGGTGTCATTTGGGGATGAAGAGCCTTCACCAAGGCGCAAACTCCAGCGGCGACGGGAGAGGCCATGGAAGTTCCATCATAGGCGTCATATCCGTTTCCGGTGATGATGGTGGAAAGGATGCCTTCGCCTGGGGCGCAAATGTCGATGGGTTCGCCATAATCCGAAAAGTTGGATTTGATATCCTGCTGCCCGGTGGAAGCCACGCAGAGAGCGTTGTCACAATCCGCGGGATAATCCTGATAGCTGGCGTTATGTTCCACGTTGTCGTTGCCAGCGGCTGTCACCACCAGAGAACCCAGCGCTGTGGCATAGTTCACGATGGAATTTGGATACACTCCGCTGCCGGGGCTGCCCCAACTGGCGTTGATGATATCGGCGCCCAATTCCGCGGAATATTTAATCTGGTCATAGGCATATTGGATTCCCGTGGAGGGTGATGTGTCCGGGGAACCTTTGCAGGAAATGATGGAAGCGATGGGAGATGTGCCAACAAGGCCGATGCCGTTGTCTCCAACCGCTGCCGCGCAACCTGCCACGTGGGTGCCATGGTCGTTACTGGGATAGTTTTGCATGGGGTTGTTGTCGTTGCCAACAAAGTCCCAGCCAATCAGGTCGTCGATTTTTCCGCCGCCTTCACCCGCGTCAACTCCGTCTCCACCGTGGATGGTTCCGGCATCCCAGTTGATGGTCATACCGGCGGATTCGGCGGGGTTAATCCAGATGTTTGCCCTCAGGTCGGGATGGTTCCATTTCACACCGGAGTCTGTGATGGCGATTTTCACGTCATAGGAGCCCATAACGTAGTCCCAGGCTTCATAGCTGCGGACACGGGAATGAACATATTGCTGGGTCACCATGGGGTCATTGGGCACGAATTTTGTGCGGTTAATGCCTTCCAATTCGGCGTAAATCAAGTTTTTATCCTTCGCCAAAGCCTCCACCGCGTCGTCGATATATTCGTCTGAATCGAGGATAACGCGATAGTGGTTTTGCAGATAGATACCGTTGTCGTTCCAGGTGGGAACCTTCACGTATGGGTGCATTTGACGCAGGTCAACGATTCCATATTCAGTCGCCAGAGCGTCAAAAGTTTCCAGCCCGGTTCGAACAATTCCGTCTTCCAGGCTCGTCTCTATTTTGCCGGTATCGTTGCCCACCGCGTCTTTGGTGAAACACACAATCACGGTACGCGAATAGAATATATCCGGGTCAAATTTAATGGCGGACACCGCGCTCAACGCGATGACCAGCAGGGTCAGGAGGGTCAGCTTTTTCATTGGCACCTCATTTTGTCTCTTTTTTTATAGTCTAAAATCCCTCATAATGAAAGGGCTGTTTCCGTCAATAGTTTAATCCCGATTACCGGGGGTCAATACTGGATAAGTTTCTCTTTATCAATGTGTTGAGTGGTGTGGAATTTTTTGATTAGAGCGTTGTTTTCGCTTCCCAAATCCGGGTCGCTGGCGATGATGGCGAAGGCGTCTTCCCGGGCTTTGCGCAACCAACCCTGGTCGGTAATCAAGTTGGCGTGTTTAAAGCTCGGCATACCAGATTGTTCCGTGCCAAAAAACTCCCCCGGTCCCCTCAGTTCCAAATCTTTTTCCGCGATGAGGAATCCATCCGTGCTGCGCATCATCGTGTTCAGCCGTTCGTTAGCCACTTTGCTCAGGGGCAGATGTGCGATTAAATAACACCAGGCCTGCTGTCCACCGCGTCCCACCCTGCCTCGAAGCTGATGCAGTTGAGCCAGGCCAAACCTTTCCGCGTGGTCAATAATCATCGCCGAAGCGTTGGGAATATCCACGCCCACCTCAATCACCGTTGTTGAAACCAGGATTTTGATTTCTCCATTTTTGAAGCGCAACATGATTTCATCCTTTTCTGCCGAGCTCATCCTCCCGTGCAACAACACACAGGAATACTGGGGGAAAACCATCTCCGACACATGTTTATGCATCCGTTGGGCGTCCACGATGTCCAGTTTGTCGGATTCCTCAATCAGGGGACAAACCACGTAAGCTTGCCTCCCCGCCGCGAGTTCTTCTCCCACTTCGCCAAAAACCATATCAATCTGTTGCGGGGAGCGAACCTTCGTGATAACCGGGATACGATTTGCCGGAACTTCATCCAACACAGACACTTCCAAATCTCCATAAACTGTCTGCGACAGCGAACGTGGAATGGGCGTGGCGCTCAGATACAACAAATCCGGATGTTTGTCCTTTTTTGCCAAATCCGCCCGCTGTTGAACCCCGAAGCGATGTTGTTCGTCCACCGCCACAAAGCCCAGATTTTGGAATGTGATATCGCTCTGCAAAAGCGCGTGGGTTCCAATCACGATTTGGGCTGAACCATCGGCGATTTCAGCCTTGACCTGCGCTTTTCCCTTGTAGCTGCCTCCTTTTAACAAAACCACGTTCAGCCCCAAATCCGAAACCATGCCGCTGATATTGCCAAAATGTTGGTCTGCCAGGATTTCCGTGGGCGCCATCAACGCCGACTGAAATCCGTTTTCCACAGCCAGGAGCATGGCAAACAGCGTCACAATCGTCTTTCCGGAGCCCACGTCCCCTTGTAACAGGCGCGTCATTTGTTTTTCCCCACACATATCGTCAAATATCTCGTTTATCACCCTTTTTTGAGCGCCGGTCAGTTTATATGGCAAATCCTTATACAGAGCCGATGTCAGCTTCCTTTTATTCTCAAATTTTATTCCCTGAACCTGGGTGGTGTGCTGGTGTTTGTATCGCGCCCACAAAAGTTGCGAATAGAAAAATTCCTCATAGGCGAATCTTTCCCGCGTCCTTGACAATTCCTTCGGATTATGTGTAAAGTGCATTTTTTGCAAAGCCACGCGTCGGGGTTCGAAAACGTGTTTTGTCAGGGTATTGGCGGGCAGATTTTCCTCAATTTGCCTGGCGAATTCCTCAAAAGCCGCGTGTATCGCTTTCCGGAAAAACTTTTGGGTCAGATTTCCGCTCAGCCCATAGATGGGAAGGACTTCCCTGTTTTTCCAAAAATCCTCCTCATCCACGTCGTCCATCTGCTCAAATTCAGGGTGCATCAGTTGGAGCCGCCCGCCGTATTCGCTCAAATTTCCACTCACCCAGATATTCAAGCCTGGTTTAAACAGAGTCAGATAGCTTTGCGGATAGCGAAACCAAGTGCAGGTCAGGGTTGCCTGCCCATCGCTGATTCCCACGCTCAAAATGTTTTTCCCCGCCCGGCTGGGGCGTTCATCCACCCAGTTCACCATGGCGGTCATGGCGATTCTATCCCCCGGCTTCAAACCTCGGATGGCTGGCTGGAGCTTGCGTGTGATATAATCGCGTGGAAAATATTCCATCAAATCGCGAACCGTTTTTATCCCCAGTTTGTCCAGTTGACGCGCTCTCGCCTCGCCCACTCCCTTCAAAAACTGGATGGCTGTGTTAGTATCGCGGATGATTTCAGCTTTTTTCATGGGAACCATCCTCCCAAAGCCGCCATAATTGTCAATATCTGATGCGAGCCTCAGCCCAAAAATCACCCCACAATCCGCGCTCAACCCCGCCAAACCAAAATTTTTCACTTGACCTTTTCCGGTTTGCGGCTTATTATATTCCCGAAACACAGTCGAAGAACTCTGTACGCTTATTTTTAATATTCAAAAATAAACTCAGGGAGCCAAGCGGTTCCCAGCTTTTAGGAGATTTATATGAAAATATGGAAACGCCTCATACCATTGGTCTTGGCTCTGGGACTGATGTCCTGCGCCAGCGCTCAAACGAGCGTCACCAGCGAAGTCCCCAGATTTCGCGAAACCTCTCAAAAAGCCTGGATGCCAAACGGAAACGACCCCAACCCAGTGGTGAAAGTCGTGCGCGATGTGCGTGAATCTGTGGTGCAAATCAAGGTGGAAGCCCAAGTAACCGTCCAAAACTACCGAAATCCCCTTTTTGACGACGACTTTTTCCGCTACTTTTTCCCCCAACAGCCTCGCGAGACTCAGCGCCCGGTAA
It encodes the following:
- a CDS encoding S8 family serine peptidase, coding for MKKLTLLTLLVIALSAVSAIKFDPDIFYSRTVIVCFTKDAVGNDTGKIETSLEDGIVRTGLETFDALATEYGIVDLRQMHPYVKVPTWNDNGIYLQNHYRVILDSDEYIDDAVEALAKDKNLIYAELEGINRTKFVPNDPMVTQQYVHSRVRSYEAWDYVMGSYDVKIAITDSGVKWNHPDLRANIWINPAESAGMTINWDAGTIHGGDGVDAGEGGGKIDDLIGWDFVGNDNNPMQNYPSNDHGTHVAGCAAAVGDNGIGLVGTSPIASIISCKGSPDTSPSTGIQYAYDQIKYSAELGADIINASWGSPGSGVYPNSIVNYATALGSLVVTAAGNDNVEHNASYQDYPADCDNALCVASTGQQDIKSNFSDYGEPIDICAPGEGILSTIITGNGYDAYDGTSMASPVAAGVCALVKALHPQMTPNQLRQRVMMTADYHYDANPNYLGKLGTGRINAYAATMFDKIPNITIDDTMLAELEGDGDGIPNPGETIQLKVSLNNYLDPFTGLAWLTGNNLTATLTCNYPGITILDDTASFGTLSPGSTMWNNSQPFKFRAASTLPSESIPFELVISANQDSNFPYNKTLPFSVDLSLVQAGWPHHVGGASSSSAILFNLDTNPDLEVIFGDPTGNIRAVKANGSSVPGFPINAGAPIIGSIAMGNLDSSSTKHFAANLQNSNVLLFNQNGEVLWTVPAGGNLRSGPVMADLANNNQGKIITVTQTGSLVVLNADGTAYPNFPVALGGACLASPAIADLNGDGIHEIIVATLNGNLHAINSATGQNIAGFPVTMPGGSQNAITIANIDNDPDPEIIVTTSTSGHILVYNHDGSLLFEKNVGSQIKTSAVVADVNGDDNKEIIVIGATGIVHVLNSSGNNLPNTPISIGQAVECTPTIAYFDGDNYAGIIFGDTNGYVHSLRVDGTESPNFPIRINGNVKTSAALADIDRDGDLDIVIPNDDSFYVIDIKRAAQQIPWPCYLGGYNRSGNIMQYTPVQDIETPALVTELRGNYPNPFNPSTLISYTLANPGQVSLEIFNQKGQLVNTLVNADLPAGNHQVEWNGRDSGGQTVSSGVYFYRMRSGKYSSTRKMVMMK
- the recG gene encoding ATP-dependent DNA helicase RecG, with the protein product MKKAEIIRDTNTAIQFLKGVGEARARQLDKLGIKTVRDLMEYFPRDYITRKLQPAIRGLKPGDRIAMTAMVNWVDERPSRAGKNILSVGISDGQATLTCTWFRYPQSYLTLFKPGLNIWVSGNLSEYGGRLQLMHPEFEQMDDVDEEDFWKNREVLPIYGLSGNLTQKFFRKAIHAAFEEFARQIEENLPANTLTKHVFEPRRVALQKMHFTHNPKELSRTRERFAYEEFFYSQLLWARYKHQHTTQVQGIKFENKRKLTSALYKDLPYKLTGAQKRVINEIFDDMCGEKQMTRLLQGDVGSGKTIVTLFAMLLAVENGFQSALMAPTEILADQHFGNISGMVSDLGLNVVLLKGGSYKGKAQVKAEIADGSAQIVIGTHALLQSDITFQNLGFVAVDEQHRFGVQQRADLAKKDKHPDLLYLSATPIPRSLSQTVYGDLEVSVLDEVPANRIPVITKVRSPQQIDMVFGEVGEELAAGRQAYVVCPLIEESDKLDIVDAQRMHKHVSEMVFPQYSCVLLHGRMSSAEKDEIMLRFKNGEIKILVSTTVIEVGVDIPNASAMIIDHAERFGLAQLHQLRGRVGRGGQQAWCYLIAHLPLSKVANERLNTMMRSTDGFLIAEKDLELRGPGEFFGTEQSGMPSFKHANLITDQGWLRKAREDAFAIIASDPDLGSENNALIKKFHTTQHIDKEKLIQY